The DNA region TGGAGCAAAATTTTCTACTATGCTTTTTTTAGTTTCAACTAAATATACTGTGATCATAGCAGCTGCAGAAGGCCCATAAAAAATAAAATAATTTTCCATGAAACTTTCAATATCAATTGCAATTGACTGAAAAATAAGGGAGGTAAACATCATTAAAACAAAAAATCCAAACATTATTAAACTTCCATATATAAAGCATTCTCCTGTAAATCTTAGAAAATCCATTCGTCCTTCCTTCGTCTTCCATTTTTCCCCGATATAAGCTATGCCCGTCACTAACCATAACATTATTGGAAGATGAATCCCTGTTAAGATTGCTGTATGGTTGGGTTTATAGGAAGGATATAGATTAATAACTAGAGCAGTTATAGCAAAAATCCCAGTAATATAAACAATCAATTTTTTATTTATTTTATTTTTAATTATAAAATATAAAGTTATGAAAGGAATCAGATAAAAACTTAGATTCTTAAAATATTTAATACTGTTATCAATATTAATCCCAAAAAATGTCGGTAATTTAGCAGCTGTTCCTGCTAATAAAGCAAATATAATTATTATAAGAATGTTTTTTCTGTCTTTTTTACTTACAGCTGGGTCAACCGGATCAGCTATTAATTGTTTCCATAAATCTTCAGTATTCACTTTTGAATATTCATCTGATATTTTATTGACATTTCCCAGTCTTTTTACACTTATTAAAAAAGCTTCTTCCTTACTAAGTCCTTTGGCTGTTAATTCATCAATTTGTTCTCTTAAATGATTTTCAAGTTCCAGAATATCCTCTTCATCTAATTTCCCACTGGAACGCAAATAATCACTCCAGGAATTGATTTTTAATTCTAAATCAAACATTTTCATCCTCTCCTTTTTCAACATTATCCTTATCTTCATAAATTTGTTCAGATAATGTAGCATGAACTATTTCCCATTGTTTTTTATGTTTTTCTAATTCTAACTTTCCTTTTTTCTTTAAAAAATAATATTTTGTCAATTATACCTAGAACCACAAGGTAAGTCAAGAATATTTTCATATAGAAAATCCCCTGCATTTAAACAGGGGATTAAAATTCTAATTTTCAATTTTATTATTTTTAAATCGTAATTAATTTTTCATCATTTTTTAATACGTTTGTCAAAGGCTCTCCCCAATAACGAAGTTCAATTCCTAATTCTTCTAGCTTTTCACTAACACCTAATTGATCAGCACAGGCTTTACAGGCAGTCATTTTTACTCCTGCTTCAATATTTTCTTTGATTTGCTTTTGAATTTCTTCATTTTCTGCAATTAATTGAGCTGGTTTTCCCCATACTATAAGGGTAACTTCCTCCCACCAACCATGAATAAGGCTATTTTTTGCATACATATTTACCATCTTTTTTGAAGTAATAGGATCACCATTTGTCCATAAAATATAAAGCTTATTTGCTTTTTCCATAATAAATAACCCTCCCTCTTATTTTTTATAAATTTCTTCTTTTCCT from Halanaerobiales bacterium includes:
- a CDS encoding permease prefix domain 1-containing protein: MFDLELKINSWSDYLRSSGKLDEEDILELENHLREQIDELTAKGLSKEEAFLISVKRLGNVNKISDEYSKVNTEDLWKQLIADPVDPAVSKKDRKNILIIIIFALLAGTAAKLPTFFGINIDNSIKYFKNLSFYLIPFITLYFIIKNKINKKLIVYITGIFAITALVINLYPSYKPNHTAILTGIHLPIMLWLVTGIAYIGEKWKTKEGRMDFLRFTGECFIYGSLIMFGFFVLMMFTSLIFQSIAIDIESFMENYFIFYGPSAAAMITVYLVETKKSIVENFAPVLAKIFSPLFLITMLIFIGTVIFTGNSPYLERNFLIGFDLMLVLVLGMVIYTISARKMYDKKGIFDYLNGILIFVAIIVDGIALSAIIFRLTEFGISPNKLAALGENVLLLVNLAG
- a CDS encoding DsrE family protein, with amino-acid sequence MEKANKLYILWTNGDPITSKKMVNMYAKNSLIHGWWEEVTLIVWGKPAQLIAENEEIQKQIKENIEAGVKMTACKACADQLGVSEKLEELGIELRYWGEPLTNVLKNDEKLITI